CTCAAAGATGGCAAAATTAGGCTCAAAAGCCTGATGATTTTTTTGCAACTTATCCTTTGAAGTTGAGTTGATAAAAAATGCTTTACCTATTTTCTTCCCTTTGTGTCCTTTGCGTTACTACTTTGTGCCCTTTGTGGTTTATCCTTTTTTAACCGCAAAGAACGCAAAGAAATCGACCGCAAAGAACACAAAGATTAAAGGAGAAAGGAATCATAGAAAATTCACGAAACTCCAGAGAGTTAAAAGAGTTAATAGAGTTAAAAGAGTTAAAGGAATTTTAGCAATTAACTTTTCCAACTCTTTAAACTCCTTAAACTCCCTAAACTCCCTAAACTCCCTAAACTCTCTAAACTCCCTAAACTCTCTAAACTCTCTAAACTCTCTAAACTCTCTAAACTCTATTTTAATACTATACCAAAAATAGTCTTAATTGTCAATAAAATCTTTTATCTTTTTTTTAAATTATTTAGTTCTTCTTTTGCCTCTTTATTAGCAGGATTTATTTTTAAAACAGTTTTCAACTCCTTTTCTGCCGAGGCAATGTCTCCTTGATTTTTATGAATCTTCCCTAATTTATAATGGGCTATCTCTGAATTGCGGTTTAATTTAAGTATTGCTTTATATTCATCTTTCGCATGCTCCATCAAATCCTGTTGATAATAGAGTTCACCCATCACTGTCCGAATTTTAATACTAATAGCCTTATCCAAATTTGGTATATTAACCGCATTACGAAATGCAGATAAAGCATTATTAGGCATTCCCTTTACTTTATATACCCAGCCAATATTATACCAGGCAGAAACATCATCAGGATTAAGTGTTTTAGCCTGCGTATATTCCTCAATAGCATCATTATACAACCCTTTTTTGAAGTAAATATGTCCTAAATAAATATGTGTTTCTGGAGTTTCAAATTTCCCTTTTAATGATTTTTTTAATGCAGATTGAGATTGCTCGTAATAATCTTTTCCCTTTGCGTATCTACTTAACTTAAAATATGCTATCCCACATTGATAATGAACCTGAGGTGAGATTTTCTCCTCTTTTTCATCTAATTTAATTGCATTTTGATAATATTTAAGGCTATTTTCAAGTAAAATCACTACTTCTTTTTCATTTCCCTTGAGTTCTTCCTCCAGTGCTTTATGATAATAACACTCCGCCAATGAAATATATGCCTCGATATTAGCCGGGTCTTTTTCTAATATCTTTTTGTATTTTAAAAATATATCTTCTTTGGGAGTATAAGTCTTACTTATCCCTAAAAATATAAGGCTGATGAAAATAAGAAGTAAGATTATTTTTATAATAAAATTAGGTCTTTTGTCTTTACCTCGATATATACTTTTTTTACGGACCGGGCTATATACTCTCATTGTTACTCCTTGATTGAGCAGAAGTTTTCTGCCCTCTATCTTCGGAACGAACCTGGGTGTTCCACCTCTTTATAAACCTCTAAAGTTCTTTTTGCAATCTCTTGCCAGGAATATTTAAGGGCGGTGGTAATCGCTTCTTTAGAGATTTGAGTCATTAGTTGTTTATTGTTGAGCAACAGGTTTATTTTTGAGGCTATTTCTTGCGGTGAAGTTGGGTCATCAAGCAATAAACCACTTTTACCATCTTGTATTAATTCAGCCGCACCGGCAATTTTACTTGTAATCGTTGGAAGTCCTGCGCCTAATGCCTCGATAATTACCAGACCAAATGGTTCATCTAAAGTTGGAAAGCAAAAAATATCAGCCGCAAGAAAAAACTCCGCTACTTTTGAGGAAGCCCCGGCGAAAATAACCTTTTCCTTAATTCCTAATTTATCCGCAAGTCTTACAAAATCTCTTTCATCGGATGAACCAACTACCAGAATTTTAGCCTTATCATTATTAACCAGGGGTAATGCCTCAATAAGGTATCTTAATCCTTTTCGTTTAAATTCATTGGCTACAAATAAGATAATTATATCTTCTGGCGAGAAACCATATTTAATATTTATATTATTTCTAAAAGCCTGTTTTTTTTCGATATTAAATTCTGTAAAATTCACTCCATGAGGGATAATAACAAAATCTTGCTCCGGGACATTATATTCGTTAATAATTTCTTTTTTAGTTACCATAGAAATAGCAATTATTTTTTTATAATTACCCGATTTAAAAATAAATTTTTCATTAGCCAGGACAATTAAATTTAAGGGATTGAGCCTGGTATTTTTAAGGAAGTTGCCAATTCCTTTCCCTGATTTACGAGCCTTTTTAACCGCGGCTTTATGACAGCTGTGGGTGGTATAAACATCAAAAGGCACAAAGCAATCTCCTTGCGTATGAACTATATCAAAATTCAAGGTATTGATTTTCAACTTAGACATTAAAGCAAAACTATAAACCTGTAATATGGTGGCTAATCCTTTTTGCCTTCGTTTCAAGAAGAAATTACCTTGAATCATTGGGATTTTATGAAAGATAAACTTCTCTGTTGAAATATCCTGGCAGGAATTAGCAAATAGATGAATCTCATGTTCCTGACTGAGAATCTCAACTAATTCTCCAACATATCGTGAAATTCCACCACTTTTATTAACTATTCTCCCAATAAATGCTATCTTCATAAAAAAACTCTTTTCAGGCAGATTCGCTGTTAGTCTTCTGCCCCTTGTAAGACAATTGTTAATTCACCCTTCGGTAGAGTTAAATTAAGTTTTTCAATCACTTCGCTTATCTTTCCTCGAAGGACTTCTTCAAATTTTTTTGTCAATTCTCGCATCACCGCTATTTGTCTATCTCCAAGAATTTCTAAGATATTATTTAGACTCTTGAGGATACGGTGCGGGGATTCAAAAAATACCACCACCCTTTTTTCTTCCTTTAATTTTTTGAGAAGTCTTATGCGGTTTTTGTGAGTAGATGGCAAAAATCCTTCAAAGATAAAATGTTTTGTCGGGAAACCTGAAATGACTAATGCTGTAAGAATAGCTGTTGGCCCCGGAATTGGAACTATTCGTATTTTATTTTCTATTGCCTGACGGACTAAATCATACCCCGGGTCCGATACGCCAGGCATCCCGGCATCAGAAACTAAAGCTATATCTCTACCTTTTTGTAATAAGTTAATGAGATACTTACCTTTTTTAAACTTGTTATGTTGATAGTAAGAGGTAATTTCAGTTTTGATTTGATAATGATTTAAAAGTTTTTTTGTAACCCTTGTATCTTCAGCGGCAATTAAATCTACTTCTCTGAGGACGCGCAATGCCCTTAAGGTAATATCTTCTATGTTTCCAATTGGAGTCCCACATAGATAAAGTGTTCCCTCTGATACTTTTTTATCCATAATTTTATCTATTAAATGATGATGTTGTTAATTATATCATAACTATACCTACCTTTGTCAAGAAACTTTTACGATAACCTGTGATTCAGACACTGGACATCAGACACAAGACTATAGACTCTCATAGTGTAAGTGTAAGTGGAAGTGAAAGTGAAAGTGAAAGTGAAAAACACATTCCCTTCCACTTCCACTTCCACTTCTTTTAAGCCTTCATTCTTCTGCAATTTCTGCCCGTTTCAGTCTGGGATCTGATGTCTATAGTCTACTGTCTGAATCACAGTACGATAACGAGATATTATTTAACAGAAACAGGCAACAGATAAACAGAAGTGGCTTTAAATATTAAATAAACTTCAGAACCTGATTTTAGTTCCAGTGAAATTACTGATTGTTTTGTAACAAGAGAAGTTAGTGATAAATTATTGCAACTAACCTCAACAGAATAAATTGCGCCAATATTCTCAATTTTTTTAATTTCCCCTTTAAAGCAGTTGCGGGCTGAGGAAACAATGGGAGTTTTTGAAATTAAGATATCTTCAGGCCTTATAATTCCTGTCACCTTACCGGATAATATATTATTTACAACATTTATTTTTAAGCCACCGGCCAAAAGATAAGTTTCTTCCCTTTCTTTTAAAATCTCACCTGAAAATATATTTTCTGAAAGTGAAAATTCAGCAATATCTAGGGATAATGGAGTCTCAAAAATATCTTTACTACTTCCTTCCTGAATAATTTCTCCGTTTTTTAAAAAAAATATTTTATGAGCAAAATGTTTTGCTTGAAGTAAATTGTGAGTAGTAAGAATTATTGTTTTTTTTGATTGGACAAGTTCACAAATAATCTCTTGAATCCTTTTTGTACTTATTGGGTCTAAATTATTTGTTGGCTCATCAAGAAGGAATAAATCAGGATTAACCATCAAAACTCTGGCAATTTGTAATCTCTGTTTTTCTCCACCTGAAAGTTTTTTGGCATCTTTGTCTATTTTATCAGACAATCCAGTCCTATGAATTATCTCTTCGATTTGAGGTTTTTCAATCTTTAATTTGCGATAATTCAATGGATAAATAATATTCTGGTAAACAGTTCCTTCTAAAATAATTGGATTCTGAAAGACAAACCCCATTTTTCGTCGGCAATTCAATTTATCTCTTGAGGTAAATTTAGCCGAAGAATTTCCGTTATAAAATATCTCTCCTGAAGTAGGTTTATCAAGAAGTCCGATTATTCTTAAAAGCGTGGTTTTACCTGCACCATTTGGACCAATGAGGACATTTATATTTTCAGGTCCAAAATTTAAGTTTATATCTTTTAAGATATTTAATCTACCAATTTTTTTATTTAGACTTTTTATTTTTATATTCATTTTCCCTGTATTATTTGTAAAAGTATATTTATAATTACGGCTATAAAAAGAAGCACAATACCTATGGCAATACCTGTTTCAAAATTCCCTTTCATTGTCTCAAGTGCAATCGTTGTCGTCATAACTCTTGTCTCGCCTTTTATATTTCCGCCTACCATTAAAGTCATACCCGTTTCTCCAATAATTCTTGAAAAGCCGGTAATTATAGCGGTCAGGAAGGCAAATTTTCCTTCTTTAATTAATATTAAAGCCATCTGAGACCTGCTTGCACCCAAAGAGTAAGCAACATCTTTGACATCTTTAGCAATTCCTTTTAAGGCAGAAAGAGAGAGGGCACAAATTATTGGTGTGGCAAGGAGTGCCTGAGCAATTATTATGGCCGAGGGTGTGAAAAGTAAGCCAAATATACCCGCAGGTCCTTTTCTTGATAAAAATATATAGACTAAAAGTCCAATCAATACTGCCGGGAGGGCAAGCCAGGTATTGATTATACCAACAAGGACTCTCTTGAATTTGAATTCTTTGACAGCAAAATACAGACCTATTGGTATTCCAAAAATTCCAGCAATAATAGTTGCACTTCCAGAAACTATTATTGAAAGAAGCACAATTTCAATTATTTCCTTTTTGGGAGGAAATAAAAGTAAAAATCCCTGTTTTATTCCTTCAAATAGATATTCCATTAGAATTTTACCACATCAGGAAAATAAAGTGGTTCTCCAAATTTTTTAATCCCAAAATTTTTAATAATTTTTTGCCCCTTATAACTTCTTATAAAATCTGCAAATTTTTGGGCTAACTTAAAATTTACCCAGGGAAATTTTGTTGGAGAAACAACGATTACTGAATACGGGTTATAAAGTATGGAGTCACCTTCAACAAGTATTTCAAGCCCATCAATCTCTTTTTTATGAGATAGCCAGGTGGCGCGGTCAACAAGGCAATATGCATTTTTCTCCTGTGCAATTCTTAAAGTCATCTCCATTCCTGTGCCACTTTCAATATAAAAGTCTCCAGATGGTTTTATATTTAATTGTTTCCATATAGTTAATTCTTTTTTATGTGTCCCTGAGTTATCTCCGCGTGAAACAAAAGGTGTTTTTGATTGATATATTTTTTTAAACGAATTTAAGGCTTTATCCTCTTTTATTCCCGCCGGGTCATTTTTAGAGCCTACAATTAAGAGATCATTATGCATCACATCAAGTCTTTTTAAACCATAACCATCCTGGACAAATTGTTCCTCAGACACCCTATCGTGAATTAAAAGAACATCAGCATTTCCATCCTTAGCCAGACGAATTGCCTGTCCTGTGCCAACCGCAATTACCTTAACAGAACAATCATATTTTTTCTCAAATGCAGGAATTAGCACATCAAATAGACCCGAGTCCAGTGTGGATGTTGTTGAAGTAAGAATAAGTTTTTGTTTTGCAAAAGATTGATTATTAAATACAACTAAACTAAAAAACATAAACAAGAAAGTAATTGAATGAAAGGTTTTAGGATTCATATTGTTATTTTCCTGATTTCTGCAATTCGGTTAAATTCTTGTTCAAATATATCCATTTTTTTCACCAGGAGAAACGGTCATGCCCCGCTGGGGCACAAAGAACGATGAAAATTAATGGGACACAGATGAACACAGATAACACAGATAAATTAAAGAATTAGATTTTTACCTTTGTGTCTTTGAGTGAGATATTTTCAAAAGAAATCTGTGTTCATCCGTTTAATCTGTGTCATCTGTGTTCTATTTATGCGACTATTTTCAGGGGAAATATTGAGGCATGAACTTGCCAACTTTACTCTTATCAACAGGTTAAGAATTAATTCTTTCTGCCCTTCACCATAGTATTATACCTAACTCATACCTTTTTGTCAAGATGAATTTATTGAATTCAATTCTTGGTGAAAAATTAGATAGAGGCTCATTATTCCTTATTTTTCTCTCAAAATCTTTACGAAAAATATTTTTTTCTATCTCTCCTAAACATAGGTGAATTCAGTCTCTAAAAATTCACCGAGAATTTCTGGATGAACTGAAATTTTACTTGACATCTATATTAAAATTTGATAGACTAAAGTTGGAAGATACAATTTAATCAATTACCAAAAGGAGGAAGAAAAAGATGTTAAGAAAGATTTTATATCTATCAATTTTTATTTTTTGCTTACCATTTTTAGCCTTTGGTGAGGAAACCACTTCCTCAATTATCACGGTGGGTAAGGTCTACACAAAATGGAAAGGATTTTTAAACATACCTTTCTGGACAGATGCAAATGTTTCTTTTAATGAAATTTCCCCAGTTACTTTACCCAAAGAGGTAACTTCTTTTCAAATCGGGTTAGATTGGCGTGGTGAAAATGAGACCCGCGCATCTCAAAAATGCACCATTATTACCCGCGTTGAGGCAGAAACCTATCCTAACTCAGGCAAGTGGACACTTTTATTTGAAGAGGCAAATGAAATGATAGGTCGAGGAGGAGTAATTGAGGAAAGCCCTATTGTAACCAGAAATATCCCGCAGGAAAAACCAGAAGTAAGGTATAAAATTACAGTTAGAGCGACTATGCCGCTTGGGCAAGAACAAAAACCTGATACTACTTATCTAACCGTGCTTCTTACCTCAAAGGCATATACGACTTACACCTCTATCCCGATTCTTCCTATAATGCTCCTTCATGACCCTAATGGTGATGAGAGTTACAGTGCTCTACAACCGAACACTTCTATTTCTCATTCATTAAGTATTAATTTAGCCGGGCTGGAGGCAAAAATAGAAAACCAACACAAGGTGTTTTTTGAAACACAAAAGGCTAAAATAGAGATTAATCCTATGTCACAAAATACAGTAATGATAAATTTTATCTCTAAAGAGGCGATAACCTCGGCTGTTTCAAAAGACCCTTGTTTAATTGGAACGGGTCTTGGAGATACTTATGTGGTGATTAAAGATTTACCCATAAAATTTAAGTTCTCAAAGGCATTTACTCCATCAGGGGAAGAGGAAAGGGCCTTTTCCTGCTGTATCGTTAGTCCACAGGAGGCTGGACTTTCTCCAGAGAGAGGATTTGATGTTGTCTTAATACCAGCCGCAGTTTTGCGTTCTTACGATAAAGAATGTCCAATCTTTGGCAATTGGGGACAATTAGGATTAGATGACCAGATGAGACAACAATTGATAGAGATGAATATAGGGTGGGATAATATGGTCTCTCCAGAGGAAAAAGATGATGTTATTGACCTCGGCGAGGGATATTTAAACTTTAAAGACCAAACAAGAAAAGTTTACACTCAAGTCTATTTGAACAAGGTTAGTTTTTTTTCAGAGATGGTCATAGAGCCCTATTTTGCAACAACAGCAGGGATTCCTGTCTCAAGAGATAAGATGCTTACCGCAATCATCTTAAATGAATCACCTGTAACTAAAAGTGTTCCAAAGGATAATTTAATCGTTACTTTAGAAGATGACGATAGACAAAATATCCCGGGTGATTTCTTTACTTATCAATTCTATCTGGATAAACGATTTGGCTCCTTATTAGTTATTACTAAAGATGATAAAACTAAACCTCAAACTTTAGATTCACTTTATACCCGAAGTTTCTCATCTAACCCTAAGGAATACTGGACACAAGACTTAAAAATCATACCCGTAGAGGTGTCAATTAATGGATTAGTTACTTCGACTACTGGTGAAGGAATTGGTAGTGTTAGTTTAGAGGTAAGGTTAGATGATAAGGTGGTAAAAGAGGTGATGACTAAAGCAGGGGGCACTTATACCATTGATGGATTAATACGAGGGAATAAGTATGTTTTGATACCAAATATCGCCGGGTATCAGTCTAAAACAATAGAAATAGAGCCTTTTTCATATAATGAATTAATCCGTGAAGTAAATGTAGTTTTAGAACCAATTGTGAAGGAGCTGTCACCAGAAGAAAAAGTTATAGTTGAACTACCACCTGCACCTGCACCATTAATTCCTGAACCTGTTCCTCCTAAACCTGAGATACCAGCTACAGTTACACCGCCAGCCCCTGAACCTATCATTCCTGAACCTGAGATACTGGCTAAGGAAGAAATATCTGAATTGTTAGTTAACAGCAATTTTTCATCCGCATTAGATGGCTGGAAATTAGTTAAGATTGGTGCAGGCAAGGAGATGTATGCCAAAGTCATCCGTAATGATTGGACCTATCCGTATGCCTTAGAGATTAAGCGCACAGGTTCTAACCGTGTTCGAGGCGAAATGGGTGTCCGACAGGTATTAAATAAGAATGTCTCTGGATATACTCAATTAGTGCTTAAGGCAGATGTTAAGGTAATTTCTTCCTCTCTTGCGAGTGATGATAAAGAAGGTGGAGTATATCCTCTATGTATTTCGATAGATTATGTTGATGTTAGCGGCAAACCTCATTTGTGGCGACACGGGTTTTTATACGCTCCAAAGATTAATTATCCAGATATAGGAGAACGGATTGTGCAGGATAAATGGTTTATCTACATCTCAAATAATTTATTGCAACTTACCCCCAAACCCAAACTGATTAAAGAGGTAAAGCTATCCGGTAGTGGTTGGGGATTTCACAGTCGTATTGCCAATGTGCAACTAACCTGGTCAAAAGAACCTGTATCGGTAAAGGAAGAAATTCCGTCTGAAGAAGAAAAACCTATTTCAGCAATAGAACCCACTCCGAAGCCGGAGTTACCTCCTGCTCCACCAGTAGAGCCAACCCCTGAACCTGAACTACCCTCTGCTCCAGTGGTTAAGGAGGAAATTCCCAATCTATTAACTAATGGTGATTTTTCATCAGAACTGAAGGAGTGGAAATTAGTTAAGATTGGTGCAGGCAAGGAGATGTATGCCAAAGTCATCCGTAATGATTTTACCTATCCGTATGCCTTAGAGATTAAGCGCACAGGTTCTAACTATGTTCGAGGTGAAATGGGCGTCCGACAGGTATTAAATAAGGATGTCTCTGGATATACTCAATTAGTGCTTAAGGCAGATGTTAAGGTAATTTCTTCCTCTCTTGCGAGTGATGATAAAGAAGGTGGAGTATATCCTCTATGTATTTCGATAGATTATGTTGATGTTAGCGGCAAACCTCATTTGTGGCGACACGGGTTTTTATACGCTCCAAAGATTAATTATCCAGATATAGGAGAACGGATTGTGCAGGATAAATGGTTTATCTACATCTCAAATAATTTATTGCAACTTACCCCCAAACCCAAACTGATTAAAGAGGTAAAGCTATCCGGTAGTGGTTGGGGATTTCACAGTCGTATTGCCAATGTGCAACTAACCTGGTCAAAAGAACCTGTATCGGTAAAGGAAGAAATTCCGTCTGAAGAAGAAAAACCTATTTCAGCAATAGAACCCACTCCGAAGCCGGAGTTACCTCCTGCTCCACCAGTAGAGCCAACCCCTGAACCTGAACTACCCTCTGCTCCAGTGGTTAAGGAGGAAATTCCCAATCTATTAACTAATGGTGATTTTTCATCAGAACTGAAGGAGTGGAAATTAGTTAAGATTGGTGCAGGCAAGGAGATGTATGCCAAAGTCATCCGTAATGATTTTACCTATCCGTATGCCTTAGAGATTAAGCGCACAGGTTCTAACTATGTTCGAGGTGAAATGGGCGTCCGACAGGTATTAAATAAGGATGTCTCTGGATATACTCAATTAGTGCTTAAGGCAGATGTTAAGGTAATTTCTTCCTCTCTTGNNNNNNNNNNNNNNNNNNNNNNNNNNNNNNNNNNNNNNNNNNNNNNNNNNNNNNNNNNNNNNNNNNNNNNNNNNNNNNNNNNNNNNNNNNNNNNNNNNNNATTAAGCGCACAGGTTCTAACTATGTTCGAGGTGAAATGGGCGTCCGACAGGTATTAAATAAGGATGTCTCTGGATATACTCAATTAGTGCTTAAGGCAGATGTTAAGGTAATTTCTTCCTCTCTTGTGAGTGATGGTAAAGAAGGTGGAGTATATCCTCTATGTATTTCGATAGATTATGTTGATGTTAGCGGCAAACCTCATTTGTGGCGACACGGGTTTTTATACGCTCCAAAGATTAATTATCCAGATATAGGGGAAAGGATTGAGCAGGATAAATGGATTATCTACACCTCAAATAATTTATTAGACCTTACACCCAAACCCAAACTGATTAAAGAGATAAAACTATCTGGTAGTGGTTGGGGATTTCACAGTAAGATTGCTAATGTAAAATTGATTGGGGAAAAAGGTTCTGAGCATAGATGAAAATATACCACCTGTCCTATCGGCTTATTTCAATTGCACAACTCAAAATAATTTGCAAAGGTGATTAATGTCTTATCTCGTTTTAGCCAGAAAGTATCGACCGAAGACTTTTAGTGAATTAATCGGTCAACCACATATTAAAGAAACCTTAAGCAATGCCATTACTTCTAATCGGTTAGCCCAGGCATACCTATTCACTGGTTCACGAGGCACGGGAAAAACTACAACTGCCAGGATATTGGCTAAATGTCTAAATTGCCTTAACGGGATGTCGATAACCCCTTGTGGTAAATGTTCTTCCTGCGAGGAGATTGCTGGTGGCTATTCAATGGATGTTATAGAAATAGATGGGGCATCAAATCGTGGAATTGATGAGATTCGAGAATTACGAGAAAGGGTTAAATTTCTCCCGGCTAAGGCAAAATATAAAGTTTATATCATTGATGAGGTGCATATGTTGACCAATGAGGCTTTTAATGCCTTATTAAAAACCCTCGAAGAACCACCTCCTCATGTTATATTCGTTTTTGCAACTACTGAACCTCATAAAGTTCCCCAGACTATTCTTTCAAGATGTCAACGGTTTGATTTTAAAAGAATACCAATATCTGAAATTTGTAAATTATTAAAACACATTGCAGAAGAAGAGAAAATCGAAATAGACGATTTAACATTAATTTCTATCGCCAAAGCCGCAGAAGGAAGTATGCGAGATGCAGAATCTATTTTAGACCAGGTAGTTTCTTATTGCGGGGATAAGGTTTCACAGGAGGATGTCGTAACTATCCTCGGCATAGTAAAACAAGAGGTGTTATTTACCTTTTGCGAGGCAATAATTGACGCCTCAGCAAATAAAATAATTCAACTCTTAAATGAAATAATTGATAAAGGATTAGATTTATCACAGTTTGTTCGTGAGTTGATGATGCATCTACGGAATTTACTTATAATTAAAACAGGTTGCCGTCCTGATTCAGTCATTGACCTGACTTCAGAAGGGATAAAATTATTAGAAAGCCAATCATCACAACTTGGACAGGAACAACTTTTAAATCTGATTGAAGCACTTCAAAAGGCAAATGAAAATATGCGATTATTTCCACTCCAGGCAAGATTAATATTAGAAATAGCCTTGATAAAGATGATTCAGGGAGATAAGCCCAGGATAGAGGAAGTGAAACAAGAGGTTGCTTGGACTCCGCCAAAAGAATTATTTGTGAAAGAACCAATAGAGGAGGTTAAAGCACCTGTTGTTGCCCCG
This portion of the bacterium genome encodes:
- a CDS encoding substrate-binding domain-containing protein, which translates into the protein MNPKTFHSITFLFMFFSLVVFNNQSFAKQKLILTSTTSTLDSGLFDVLIPAFEKKYDCSVKVIAVGTGQAIRLAKDGNADVLLIHDRVSEEQFVQDGYGLKRLDVMHNDLLIVGSKNDPAGIKEDKALNSFKKIYQSKTPFVSRGDNSGTHKKELTIWKQLNIKPSGDFYIESGTGMEMTLRIAQEKNAYCLVDRATWLSHKKEIDGLEILVEGDSILYNPYSVIVVSPTKFPWVNFKLAQKFADFIRSYKGQKIIKNFGIKKFGEPLYFPDVVKF
- a CDS encoding glycosyltransferase family 4 protein, whose translation is MKIAFIGRIVNKSGGISRYVGELVEILSQEHEIHLFANSCQDISTEKFIFHKIPMIQGNFFLKRRQKGLATILQVYSFALMSKLKINTLNFDIVHTQGDCFVPFDVYTTHSCHKAAVKKARKSGKGIGNFLKNTRLNPLNLIVLANEKFIFKSGNYKKIIAISMVTKKEIINEYNVPEQDFVIIPHGVNFTEFNIEKKQAFRNNINIKYGFSPEDIIILFVANEFKRKGLRYLIEALPLVNNDKAKILVVGSSDERDFVRLADKLGIKEKVIFAGASSKVAEFFLAADIFCFPTLDEPFGLVIIEALGAGLPTITSKIAGAAELIQDGKSGLLLDDPTSPQEIASKINLLLNNKQLMTQISKEAITTALKYSWQEIAKRTLEVYKEVEHPGSFRR
- the rsmI gene encoding 16S rRNA (cytidine(1402)-2'-O)-methyltransferase is translated as MDKKVSEGTLYLCGTPIGNIEDITLRALRVLREVDLIAAEDTRVTKKLLNHYQIKTEITSYYQHNKFKKGKYLINLLQKGRDIALVSDAGMPGVSDPGYDLVRQAIENKIRIVPIPGPTAILTALVISGFPTKHFIFEGFLPSTHKNRIRLLKKLKEEKRVVVFFESPHRILKSLNNILEILGDRQIAVMRELTKKFEEVLRGKISEVIEKLNLTLPKGELTIVLQGAED
- a CDS encoding ABC transporter permease, which produces MEYLFEGIKQGFLLLFPPKKEIIEIVLLSIIVSGSATIIAGIFGIPIGLYFAVKEFKFKRVLVGIINTWLALPAVLIGLLVYIFLSRKGPAGIFGLLFTPSAIIIAQALLATPIICALSLSALKGIAKDVKDVAYSLGASRSQMALILIKEGKFAFLTAIITGFSRIIGETGMTLMVGGNIKGETRVMTTTIALETMKGNFETGIAIGIVLLFIAVIINILLQIIQGK
- a CDS encoding ABC transporter ATP-binding protein, which produces MNIKIKSLNKKIGRLNILKDINLNFGPENINVLIGPNGAGKTTLLRIIGLLDKPTSGEIFYNGNSSAKFTSRDKLNCRRKMGFVFQNPIILEGTVYQNIIYPLNYRKLKIEKPQIEEIIHRTGLSDKIDKDAKKLSGGEKQRLQIARVLMVNPDLFLLDEPTNNLDPISTKRIQEIICELVQSKKTIILTTHNLLQAKHFAHKIFFLKNGEIIQEGSSKDIFETPLSLDIAEFSLSENIFSGEILKEREETYLLAGGLKINVVNNILSGKVTGIIRPEDILISKTPIVSSARNCFKGEIKKIENIGAIYSVEVSCNNLSLTSLVTKQSVISLELKSGSEVYLIFKATSVYLLPVSVK
- a CDS encoding carboxypeptidase-like regulatory domain-containing protein; the protein is MLRKILYLSIFIFCLPFLAFGEETTSSIITVGKVYTKWKGFLNIPFWTDANVSFNEISPVTLPKEVTSFQIGLDWRGENETRASQKCTIITRVEAETYPNSGKWTLLFEEANEMIGRGGVIEESPIVTRNIPQEKPEVRYKITVRATMPLGQEQKPDTTYLTVLLTSKAYTTYTSIPILPIMLLHDPNGDESYSALQPNTSISHSLSINLAGLEAKIENQHKVFFETQKAKIEINPMSQNTVMINFISKEAITSAVSKDPCLIGTGLGDTYVVIKDLPIKFKFSKAFTPSGEEERAFSCCIVSPQEAGLSPERGFDVVLIPAAVLRSYDKECPIFGNWGQLGLDDQMRQQLIEMNIGWDNMVSPEEKDDVIDLGEGYLNFKDQTRKVYTQVYLNKVSFFSEMVIEPYFATTAGIPVSRDKMLTAIILNESPVTKSVPKDNLIVTLEDDDRQNIPGDFFTYQFYLDKRFGSLLVITKDDKTKPQTLDSLYTRSFSSNPKEYWTQDLKIIPVEVSINGLVTSTTGEGIGSVSLEVRLDDKVVKEVMTKAGGTYTIDGLIRGNKYVLIPNIAGYQSKTIEIEPFSYNELIREVNVVLEPIVKELSPEEKVIVELPPAPAPLIPEPVPPKPEIPATVTPPAPEPIIPEPEILAKEEISELLVNSNFSSALDGWKLVKIGAGKEMYAKVIRNDWTYPYALEIKRTGSNRVRGEMGVRQVLNKNVSGYTQLVLKADVKVISSSLASDDKEGGVYPLCISIDYVDVSGKPHLWRHGFLYAPKINYPDIGERIVQDKWFIYISNNLLQLTPKPKLIKEVKLSGSGWGFHSRIANVQLTWSKEPVSVKEEIPSEEEKPISAIEPTPKPELPPAPPVEPTPEPELPSAPVVKEEIPNLLTNGDFSSELKEWKLVKIGAGKEMYAKVIRNDFTYPYALEIKRTGSNYVRGEMGVRQVLNKDVSGYTQLVLKADVKVISSSLASDDKEGGVYPLCISIDYVDVSGKPHLWRHGFLYAPKINYPDIGERIVQDKWFIYISNNLLQLTPKPKLIKEVKLSGSGWGFHSRIANVQLTWSKEPVSVKEEIPSEEEKPISAIEPTPKPELPPAPPVEPTPEPELPSAPVVKEEIPNLLTNGDFSSELKEWKLVKIGAGKEMYAKVIRNDFTYPYALEIKRTGSNYVRGEMGVRQVLNKDVSGYTQLVLKADVKVISSSL
- a CDS encoding tetratricopeptide repeat protein translates to MRVYSPVRKKSIYRGKDKRPNFIIKIILLLIFISLIFLGISKTYTPKEDIFLKYKKILEKDPANIEAYISLAECYYHKALEEELKGNEKEVVILLENSLKYYQNAIKLDEKEEKISPQVHYQCGIAYFKLSRYAKGKDYYEQSQSALKKSLKGKFETPETHIYLGHIYFKKGLYNDAIEEYTQAKTLNPDDVSAWYNIGWVYKVKGMPNNALSAFRNAVNIPNLDKAISIKIRTVMGELYYQQDLMEHAKDEYKAILKLNRNSEIAHYKLGKIHKNQGDIASAEKELKTVLKINPANKEAKEELNNLKKR